In Pirellulales bacterium, the genomic stretch GAATCGCCCGTCAAGTTGCCATTCCGATAGGTCGCCACCGCATTCACCGTAATCGTTGCCTTGTAATACGAGTACCCGTTCATGGCATTGCCGGTGGTCGGGCTGGTCAGGTCACCGGTGCTGCTAGTCGGGTTATTTCCCACCACGCCGTCGCCGCCACGCACAATGCCTAGGCCACCCGCGGTCGGGTCGGACTTTTGAATCTGGATTACCGCCGTCCCGTTCGCCGCCGCACTAAACGTCACGGTGCCCAATAGGAACGCATTCGCCGTGGCGTTGTACTGCGGATTTTGTACATAGCCAGTGGGGCCCGCCGGCGTGCTGGGATTAGTTGAAAACTGAGATGATGACGGCAGGAACAACCCACGCGGAATATTCGTGGGCGTAATCGTTTGTCCCGGCGGAGAGGCGGGGGTAATGGTGCTGGAATCCGCGGTCGGAACCGCCGACGCGGCCACGTTGGTAATGCTCGTGGCGGTCACATTCTGCTGCGTGGTCGAAGGACCGGCGCCATACGTATAGCTGCTGGCCGAATCCCACACCGTGGTGTACGTGCCCACGCCGTTCGGATCCCCCATCGTATGCGTGGTCAAGCCGTTCGGATCGGTAACCCCCAACCCGGTGTTGTTGCCGACCAACTTGTTATTGTAGATCGCCGCCCCATCGGTGCTGCTGCCGCTAAAGTTCACAAAGCTGGTCCCGGATGTAATGCTGTAGTTCACGGCAATCGAAGCGGACGAATTGGGAACAAACGGATGCGTCAACTCATTGCCATTGCTGTCATACGCTGTGCTGTAGCTGGTGTCGGGCGGGGTAATGTCGTAGTTCGCGCCAATGCCCCCGTTGTCGATCGACGTGACCCACACGTACAACGTGTCTTGACCCAGCGAGCTGTAGCTGGTGGTAATGTTGCCCGGCGTCGAGCTGCCGCCGGTCAAGGTCGTCATCGACGCGCTCAAGTTACCGGAAGTCGAGAAGAAGATGCTGTCGGATTGTGCCCACGCCGCGGAAACTGAGGCGGTCGCGGCAACCATAATTGCAGCCATGAACGATTTATTGATGCACTTCATAAGCGACTCCACCTCTGCTGATAATAAAGGTTGTTGTCCAGGGAATTCCGATTGGAAACTTCCCCCCCCGGATAAGCCCAATCTGCTAGAACTCCTCACAATCTACTCAGCCTCTACAAGCATTGCAAGTGTTTTGCTCCTGCCCCCCCAGAAAATAGGAAAAAAAACCAAACTCGCCTCCAAATCCGCCCCTAACATTTCCCCTGCCCCGTCCGACCAAGACCGCAAATCCTTGGGTTTCTCTGGCCTTTTCTACGCCATTCCCCCTCAACCGTCGGAGACCGTTTGTTGTTAAATCCCTAATTCGAGCGGAACAAAGCCGCAGCGCCTCATCCCAAAAAAATTTACACCGCCGCCGCTACGGCCGCCGCCAACGGAAGGTGAATGCAGAACACGCTCCCCTCCCCCGGCGTACTGCTCACCGAGACTTGCCCTTGATGCGCCAGCACAATGTGCTTGACAATCGCCAGCCCCAACCCCGTCCCGCCAAGTTTGCGGCTCCGGGCCCGATCGACCCGGTAAAACCGCTCGAACAAGCGCGGCAAATGCTCGGCGGCAATGCCGCACCCCTGGTCGCGCACCGCCACGGAAATTTCTTCCTCGGTGGCCGTCGCGGCAATTTGCACTTGTCCGCCCGGCTCGCTGTACTTCACGGCGTTGTCGATCAAATTCATCACCGCTTGTTCCAACAGCGGCGCGTTGATCATCGCCACCAGCCCTTCGTCGCACTCCAGCCAAAGCTCAATCTGCCGCGCCGCCGCGTGCGGCTGGCATTGGTGTACGGCCGCTTCCAACACCCCCTGCAATGGCGCTGCCGACAACGGCAAATTGGCCGCCTGCTCGCTCTGCTCAATCTTCGACAAGCTCAGCAAATCTTCGATGATGTGGTTCAACCGCTCCGCATGACTGGCGATGATTTTCAAAAACCGTTGCGCGTCCTCCGGATGCCCCAGCGCCCCGTCCTGCAGCGTTTCAATAAATCCCTTGATCGAAGCAATCGGCGTTTTCAGCTCGTGCGATACGTTGGCCACGAAATCGCGCCGCACATTCTCCAACTGCCGATACCGCGTCACGTCGTTCAGTACAATCACCGCCCCCACACCGCGGCCGCCGCCGTCGCGCAACGCCGTCCCCCGAACTTGTAAAATCCGCGGCCCTTCCCCGTGCAGCACAATGTCGTCCTCGATCGGATCCGGCGATTCCAGCGCCCGCTCCACAAACCGCCGCAAATCGGCGTTCCGCAGCACTTCTTGCAAATTGCGGCCCCGCAAGTCAGCCTGCGAACTGCCGATCAGCCCCGCCGCCGCCGAATTCAACGTGATCACCCGCTGCTCCGAATCCACGGCCAACACCCCTTCCACCATGCTGGCCAGCACCGCTTGCTGCTCGTGCCCTTGCTGGCCAATCCGCAAACTGCGCTCGTCCAACTGGTGGGCAATTTTATTCAGCGCCCCGGCCAGCGCCGCCAGCTCCACAATTTCCGACAGCGGCAATTTCGGCATCCGCTCCCCCTGCGAAAGCAACGCCGCCCCCGCCGCGAGCGGCTGCAGTCGGGCGCTGCTACGGCTGGCCAACCACCACCCGATCAACCCGGCCGCAATCGCCACCACCGCCACTCCCGCCAGCAGCGACCGCTGGCTGTCGTGGTACACTTGTCCCACCTCGGTAGCCGACATGGCGGTTCGCGCCGCAC encodes the following:
- a CDS encoding dockerin type I domain-containing protein produces the protein MKCINKSFMAAIMVAATASVSAAWAQSDSIFFSTSGNLSASMTTLTGGSSTPGNITTSYSSLGQDTLYVWVTSIDNGGIGANYDITPPDTSYSTAYDSNGNELTHPFVPNSSASIAVNYSITSGTSFVNFSGSSTDGAAIYNNKLVGNNTGLGVTDPNGLTTHTMGDPNGVGTYTTVWDSASSYTYGAGPSTTQQNVTATSITNVAASAVPTADSSTITPASPPGQTITPTNIPRGLFLPSSSQFSTNPSTPAGPTGYVQNPQYNATANAFLLGTVTFSAAANGTAVIQIQKSDPTAGGLGIVRGGDGVVGNNPTSSTGDLTSPTTGNAMNGYSYYKATITVNAVATYRNGNLTGDSGLNTPITTDVVNAMDINQIWSDYNNHLTYVAANAGNGRRDDVLPGDVYATGSVTLADVQHEIGSLVDTTNFGMASGTHPGDANLDGFVDAGDLSIFRSNVGSPISGPSWQLADFNGDGFVDAGDLSIFRSYVGSPGGGDGMFAPVPEPGTFVLLGLGGLAGLLIKRRHAV
- a CDS encoding ATP-binding protein → MQRHRLVGHLAVRYFVLCLAALLVFGWWAAQSFNSALTRSTWTELEAAANLAATELGPLLGGEIPETAMGQSKAAEAVARIAQTTSTRITVVLADGQVLLDSDPREDPRQMENHSTRPEIAAALAGGVGRDTRYSETRNETMLYAAAPVRQEGKIVGAARTAMSATEVGQVYHDSQRSLLAGVAVVAIAAGLIGWWLASRSSARLQPLAAGAALLSQGERMPKLPLSEIVELAALAGALNKIAHQLDERSLRIGQQGHEQQAVLASMVEGVLAVDSEQRVITLNSAAAGLIGSSQADLRGRNLQEVLRNADLRRFVERALESPDPIEDDIVLHGEGPRILQVRGTALRDGGGRGVGAVIVLNDVTRYRQLENVRRDFVANVSHELKTPIASIKGFIETLQDGALGHPEDAQRFLKIIASHAERLNHIIEDLLSLSKIEQSEQAANLPLSAAPLQGVLEAAVHQCQPHAAARQIELWLECDEGLVAMINAPLLEQAVMNLIDNAVKYSEPGGQVQIAATATEEEISVAVRDQGCGIAAEHLPRLFERFYRVDRARSRKLGGTGLGLAIVKHIVLAHQGQVSVSSTPGEGSVFCIHLPLAAAVAAAV